TACTGGGCACATATTGACACACTTGAAAATTTTAACGAAACCGACGAAGTGCGCGAACGCGGTCTATTTTTTCCCGAACAAGCGCGGCAAACCCATTACATCAGGAACAACCGGGAACTCTATCGCGCTGCATTTAAATGCGCCGTTGACCTGACCCCCAAACCCGAAGCCCCCTGGAAACACAAAGCCTTTGCCCTCATCCTCCGTCCAGATAATTCGGGATACAAACTCCTCGCGCTTTGCTTTGACAACACACCTGCGATGCCCCTGCGTTTTCCCGGCGGGAATTTGGACCCGGGGGAAACACCAGCAGAAGCTATGTATCGCGAACTCTATGAAGAATCGGGCCTGGGACGCTTAAAAATCCTTCGCAAACTCGGCGTTCACCACTATTACAAATACTACATCCAATCCAATGTCGAACGTCATGACTATCTCCTCCTCGCCCCGCGCAACACCCCCGACCAATGGGCCCATATCGTCACAGGAGAGGACGCCGACGCCGATTACACCTTCAACTACCAGTGGATAGAAGCCTATGAAATCGATAGCCTCTCCGACGAACTCAACACATTTGTCACACCCGAACACATTCCCGAACTATTCAATAATAAATCCCACTGATATCCCACCCGAAGACAGACACATCCACCCATCCGTTACCGCCCTCTCCTGCATTGACCTCAACCCCCTCGCATTCCAGCAACGCCCGCTGATTATCTACATGCGGTGTCAAACACCCTTTTGAATCCAAAATGCGATGCAGAGGATACGCCTGTCCTCTCACGCGCTTCATATAGGTGGGCAACACGCGGTAATACGAATGCGACACCCCCAGAACATCCACAATCTGCTTATACGTCATCACCCTCCCAAAGGGAATCTGCTTTACAACCCATAAAAATCGATCCGCGGTCTGGTCAGGCACGGGATCATAACACCTGGACAAAACCCTGACCGGATCGCCTTCACAAACGACACCACCTGTCAACGCCACAGCCAAAAACCCCCTCTGATTCACCAACGACTGAATCGGTTTTACGCCCAACGTCCCGATATACTTGCACACCTCACAGTGATACGTCAGCCGAACTGTAGCGGAATCCCCGAATTGCAACACCGACCCCGATGGCAAATCGTCCAGCGGCAACCCGGCGACAACTATATTCTCTCGCAAATCACCCGGCTGCAATTTGAACGCCTGCAGAGTCTTCAGAGCAACCAAAAGCACCTGCCGCGGACCAACGCCGTCTGCATTTGCATCGCCTTCAATGCCAAACCGAGAGCGCAACAAAAATTTACCATCGCGCGGTCTGGATAAAGGCATCCCCTTCTCTATCTTCATAAACAGAGAAATGACGCGCCCCTGTGTATCCATCTGCACACTTTCCATTATCCCGACATCCATCCACCTGCGACCCGTGCCAATTCTTCCATCACGGGTTCATCGGTATTTCGCCGCTTCAGAATTTTAAATCCGTGATCCGCGGTATCCACCACCTGAAGCATCGCACCCTTCAGATTATCCACCACCGGTTGCAACAGTTCTAAATTCGCCATCTTATCCCGCTGACCCGATAAAAACAGCATCGGCACGCGCACATCCATCAAATGCTCGGCGCGCTCTGTATTCGGCTTGCTCGAATACAGCGGAAAAGCGAAAAACACAATACCCTTCAGCCCGTCAACAGGTTCTTCGGCACAAGCCATCGAAACCATCCGTCCGCTCATCGAATGCCCGCCGGCAAAAACCGGCAATCCTCGTGCCTGCTTCATCCCCATCTCTATAGCCGCACGCACAGTTGCCAACCGCACCCTCTCCCCATCCATGCCACCACCGCCCCTCTCAGAATAGGGATAATTGAAACGCAAAGTCGCAATCCCCACATCGTTCAATGCATCGCTCAGTTCCTGCATAAAAAGATGCCGCATATTCGTACCCGCCCCGTGCCCCAACACCAATAGTGCCTTTGCCCCGCGCGGTCGCGCGTACAAAGCCGACACTTCCCCCTTTTCCTCAGTCGCAATAAATTTCAACTCTCTGGGTTCAACAGCCATTTAGGTCTCCTATCCTATCCATGTAATATGAGAAGCCCGCGGCGTAGCGCAAAGCGGACCACCGAGATCATCCGTCAACTTTAGCTTTACGACAATGGGATCACCCGATTCAAGCGACCGATTAACCTGTGCCCAATCGAGATGTCCCAGACGAATTTTGAGCCGCCGAAACATCTCAAAATCACCCGAATCTCGCACCATCCCCCAGGAAAGATAAAAAAAGCGGTCCGCGGGCCTACCCTGTGCATAAGGACCCAAAAAATTGGGCGAACTATCGGGTTTCTCACCAACCCTGAACTCGGGATAAAATACCACCTCGCGACGATCAGCGGGAACCTGCTCAACAACCTCTTTGTCACGTTGTATGCCGAGGTAAACAGGTTCTTTAACCTCGGGATCGTGACCGTATGGATCTTCAAAACGCGTACCGGGCAATTCGGTACAAATCACTTTTAGTTTCAGTTGTTTTTCTTTCATGCATCACCTCTTTTCAGAACTTGCACCAAATGATATAACGAAGTATAGTATAGAAATACCATTTACGCCGCCCAATTCTTTAAAATATCGCGAAAGGAGACCTATGCAACCCAACATCATCTTGATCAACTGTGACGACCTCGGCTATGGTGACCTCGGCAGTTACGGCTCTAAAATCAACAAAACGCCAGCACTCGACAAAATGGCCGCAGAAGGCATAAAATTCACCGACTTCTACATGGCATCTCCCGTGTGTTCGCCCTCTCGAGGCGCCATGCTCACGGGCTGTTATCCTCCCCGCATTGGCTTTGGCTCTTTTGACGGACGTTGGGTCCTCTTCCCCGGACAGGGTGTAGGCCTGAACTCCAGCGAAATCACCATCGCCAAACTCCTCAAAGACAAAGGCTACGCCACCAAAATAGTCGGCAAATGGCACTGCGGAGACCAGCCGGAATTTCTACCCACCCGCCACGGATTTGACAGCTACTACGGCATCCCCTATAGCAACGACATGGGCATACAAAAAGAAGACGACAAAAATCCACCTCTGCCCTTATTGCGCGACGAAGAAGTCATCCAGGCGCAACCCGACCAGCGCGGCATCACCGAACGCTACGTCGAAGAATGCGTCCGTTTCATGCGCGACAACAAAGACCAGCCCTTCTTCCTCTACCTCGCCCACATGCACGTCCACCTGCCCCACTATCCCCCCGAAGCCTTTGTCCGAGAATCTGAAAACGGCGTATATGGCGCAGCAGTCGCCTGCATTGACTGGGCAGCCGCCGTCATCTTTGACGAACTCAAAACCCTGGGACTCGACGACAACACCCTTGTCATCTTCACCAGCGACAACGGCTCTCGCGCCCGCGACGAAGGCGGCAGCAACAGCCCTTTGCGCGCCACCAAAGGCACCACATGGGAAGGCGGTCAGCGCGTACCCTGCCTCATGCGATGGCCCGGCAAAATCCCCGCGGGCGAAGTGTGTAGCGAACTGACGCTATCCATGGACTTTTACCCCACGCTTGCAGTTCTCGGCGGAGCAGAAGTACCCACCGACCGCATCATCGACGGCAAAGACATCCGCCCACTCATGTTCGCAGAAAAAGGCGCCACATCGCAACACGAATCCTTCTTTTACTACAAACGCAACAGCATCGAAGCCGTGCGGAGCGGCAAATGGAAACTCCACATTCGAAAAGACGATCAAGAAATCCGGGAACTCTACGACCTCGAAGCCGACATCGGTGAAACCAATGACATAAGCGAACAACACCCCGACATCGTGCGGGATCTCAGAGCGCAAATTGACACCTGTCGCAAAGACCTCGGAGACGATGCTGCGGGCATAACGGGCGAAAACATCCGCCCCGCTGGCCGCGTTGAAAACCCCGACACCCTCACGCATCTCGACCGCGACCATCCCTATATGATCGCCATTTACGATCTAAAAGAACGGGGTTAATATGGCCCTTACACCCGAACAGATCGCCCAGTTCAAAGCATTGGGATATGTCCTCGTACCCAATCTAATCGATTCCCCGGTATTGGACAATTGGCGCGCGCAGATTCGCGCCCAATACGGTGACCTCTCTGACCCCGCCCAACAAAACGCCGCAGGACCGCGCCAACAACACCGCGAAGACATCACCATATTGAGAGGCTTTCGCTTTTCGCCAGAAGAAACACAACTCGTCAACCAGCCCAAAGTCAAAGCCATAGTCGATCACATGGGGGGCGATGGACAATTTTGCGGTGAAGACGGCAACCTGCGCCTGCTCTTGCCCGAACCCGAATGCGAATGGCGCTTGCCAGAGCGCGGGCACATTGACGGTTATCTCGGCAAGCGGCGGGGGGCCTCTTTTCTCCTCGGATTGGCGACCTACATCTACGACGTGGAACCGCGCGGCGGTGGCACCGTCTTCTGGCCGCGCAGCCATATCAAATCATGGGAATTTCTTCGCAAACATCCCGATCACCTCAGTTGCAGCTTTAAGGACCACCCCGAATATCTCGACATGGTCAAAGATATTCAACCCGTTGAACTGCATGCAAAAGCAGGCGAGGTCATCTTCTGGCACTGCAACATCCTGCACGAACCCTCTCAAAACACCAGCAACAACATCCGCTATGGCCTTTTCGCCCGCCTACCTCACAAAGACCAGGAGACATTCCGAGACGAAATACCCGATGACCTCTGGAAACGCTGGCGAATATAGGTAAGCGGTAAAAGGTGAGACGTAAGAGGTAAGAGAAACTTTGCCAAAGCCATCCGACCCAAAGGCAAAAAATAAAGCCAGATTAGCTGGTGAACAGGGTTGCTCAAAGGGATTCGGGATTGAGCACAGAAAGCCCCTCCAGTGTGGCGACCTGACAGAAGGGAAGATCAGCGCAAACAAAATGATCGAGAGGTGTATGACTATTGGCGTGAAGGGCAATGGCAAGCTGAAGGGCATCTAATGTGCGCAGACTTTGGGTGACAGCATAACGGGAGAGGAGACGAATAGCCCGGTTCTGGTGTATGCGTTCAAGAGGTTGAATAAGAAATTTTCGATGCCGAATATCTGAAAGGAATCGCGTTCGTATGGTTTGAAACTCATCTTGAGTAAATATGTCCATACGCATGAGACGAAAAAAGGCAGAATGCCATTCTATCAGTCCAAGCCGGGATATAAAAATGCGATTATTTGGATCATCAGCGAGGCTGACGACCATTTGCCTTCCCAACTCGTTGTGATAGTATTTAACCAGAGCACTCGTATCAAAAAAACAAACGGCCATTACCGTTCGTCTCTTTCTTCACTTACGATCTTTGCCATAGACCCTTTGAATTTAGAGGTGATTCTGAGCACTTCCCTCATTGAGGCCGCATCATCCGCAGTTTCGCGGCTCAAATCCAACCCCCACAAGTCATCCTCCTGCAAATCATCCAATGGTTCCCGATAATGATTGGCTTCTTCGAGTTGCTTTTCAAGCCTTCGCTTAACTTCCTTCAAATCATCGGGGGGAAGTTTACAGAGGGTGTCAATGAGTTTTTCAAGGTTAGGTTCGGCGTTTTTGTCAATACTGGCCATTATTTTTCTCCTAAAAAGTTTGACAATGGCTTTATATGACCACCTTTAATACAATACCATACTTCTAAAATGAAGCAACTAATAAATAAAAACACCCTGTCTTTGACGCGGGGCATTTTTGTGTGGTAATCTTATTGAGATCCTATCCACTTACCTCTTGACCTCAAAAATCCTGACATTTATACTCCCTTTGAGACTCTTTTCACCGAAAAAAGGAGATTTAACATGTCAAAACTCACCATCTACCACAACCCCAACTGAAGCAAATCCAACGGCGCAATGGACATATTGCGCGCTGGCAACGTCGAGTTCGACGTCATTGAATACTTGAAAACACCGCTGAGCGAACAGGACTTGAGAAAATTTCTCGCACTCCTGCCCGGTGAACCCAAAGACATGATTCACCCCAGTTCCTTTGAAAAACTGGGACGCGACATGGATGACTACAATACCCCCGATGCACTCGTCGGCTTGCTTTTGGAACATCCCGAAGTCATGAATCGCCCCGTGTGCATTCGCGGAGATCGCGCAGTCATTGCCCGTCCCTCAGAAGCCGTACATGAACTCCTCACATAAAAAAACAGCCGCCGAGGTTCAGGTCTCGGCGGCTGTGCGAATCTACGAATCAGCGAATCAACGATAGTAGTTGGGTGGCAGGGTGGGGTTCGTCTATTCGTCTATTCGTCTATTCGTTCATTTCACGCCCCCTCCACCGCTTTTCTCAACTCATCGCCATTGCTTCGCCACCACGAATGCAAAACTGAGATATCCACCCCGATATTGAAATGCCGCACACCCATATCGAGATATTCCTTTGCCTCATCGGGCGACATAATCTCTGCGCGGGGGTGAACACCCATACTCAGCGCAGTCTTAAACACCTCATTCCTCGCATCTGCCACTGCGGGATCACCGCGCTGTCCCGCTTTGCCAACACTCATCGAATAATCCGAAGGTCCCCATTGCACCATATCCACGCCTGGAACCGAAAGAATCGCCTCCAGATTCTCCACCGCCTCCTTCTTTTCAATCATCAAAACCACAACCGTCTCTCGCATCGCCTTCACATACTCCGGACCCCCGCCATATCCCATATACGTATTGCGCCGCGTGTACACACTGTACAAACCGCCATCCTCCGGCGTATCTGGAAGCGTAACGCGCACACATTCCTTCGCATCTTCTTCCGTGCGACAATCCGTAAACAAAATACTCCCAAAACCAGACCCTATCGCCCGCTGCGACAAAAAGTACTGATGGCTGCGATCAATTTTGAACATCATACCCATATTGTACAACTCGGCTGCCCGACACAAATTGTCGAGATCGTAGAGATCAAACGTGCCGTATTCGCCAACGTATTCGACATAGTCGTAAAGTCCCGTATGTCCAATCGCCTCAACAATCGCCGGCCAACTCGAATGAATCCGCGTGCCAATCGTGGGTTCGCCCGCATCCAATTTTTCTCTAATTCTGTTGGGTTTCAAAATAAACTCCTTTGTAAGTGGTTAATCACCCAAACAACGACTTAAAAACCCGCTTTGTCCTGTCCAACACATCTTCGGATAACACTTCTCCATCTGAAATTTTCACATTATCTGCGAGATGATCCGCATTGGTCGATCCCACAATAGCAGTACACACATCTTCGTGAGAAAGCGTAAACCGCAACGCAAATTCAATCAGCGGCATATCGTCCGCCAATTCCCGCAACGGCATCTGCTGTGCCCGATCCCACGGATCGCCCATATACGAACCGTCTGGCCGCTCAGATCTGAGATACACCCCATTGGCAATCGGACGCTTGATAATCGTCCCCATACCCCGATCGCGCAAAGTCGGCATCAAATTTTCAGCAGACTCCTGGAACAACACATTGTACGTAAACTCCTGCGTATCTAAATCCCACCTCTTCGCCGCCTCAGCCGCTGCCGATCCATCAGCTGATACACCGACAAACTTCGTCCATCCCCTATCCCTTGCCTCCAACAGCGCGTCAAACGCCGCATCCCAATCGTCCGCTTCTCCAGGCAACCCGTGAAATTGCACAATATCGATCACATCCATCTTCAGCCTTGATCGACTCGTATCAATCGTCCTCAAAATACCCTCGGGCGAATAATCCTTTACAATCTCGCGCTTGCCGCCATTGATCACCTGATAATCGCCGCACTTTGTCGCCAGAACAAAATCGTCCTGCCGATGGGCGATAAACTTCCCGATCCGCTCTTCGCTATCGCCATACATCGCAGCCGTATCGATAAACGCGATACCCAAATCGAGCACCGTGTTCAGCACCGCTTCGACCTGCGTTTCCGGCAGTAATGGATTCCCAATCTGCGCCGCGCCAAAACCGATCTCAGAGACCTGTAAACCCGTCTTTCCCAGCATCCGAAATTTCATCTCAATACTCTCACTCTGCCTTCACGCATTCCGATATTTGCACAAGTCACCCAAATGTCGTATATAATACAACCAAAATCCACTAAAACCACCAAAAAATCTCACGGAACAAATCCAAATGACACAACGCCCAAACATCCTCTTCTGCATTGCCGACGACCAATCCTGGCCCCACGCCAGTGCTTATGGCTGCCCCTGGGTCAACACCCCGGCATTTGACCGCGTCGCACGCGAAGGCATTCTCTTTAACAACGCCTTCACACCCAATGCCAAATGCGCCCCATCCAGAGCCGCCATCCTCACCGGTCGCTATTCCTGGCAACTTCAAGAAGCCTGCAACCACCTCTGCTTTTTCCCATCGGACTACGTCACCTATCCCGAGCTTTTCAAAGACGCCGGATACGCCACGGGATTCACTGGCAAAGGCTGGGGCCCGGGCGAACCGGGAACTTATCCAGATGGCTCACCGCGCAAACTCGTCGGCCCCGAACACAACGACCTCAAACTCAATCCCCCCACAAAAAGCATTGCCAATATAGACTACGCCGCCAATTTCGCGGCTTTTCTCAATGCCAAACCCGACGACCAGCCCTTCAGCTTCTGGTATGGCGGCAAAGAACCCCACCGCGGCTACGAATACGGCTCTGGCGTACGCCTCGGGGGAAAATCCCTCTCTGACATCGACGAAGTACCCCCCTGCTGGCCATCAACCGAAGACGTCAAAAACGACATGCTCGACTACGCCTTTGAAATCGAATGGTTCGACAAACACCTAAGGCAAATCCTCGACATCCTCGAAGAACGCGGCGAACTCGACAACACCCTCATCATGGTCACCTCAGACAATGGCATGCCCTTTCCGCGCATGAAAGGCCAACTCTACGAAATTGCCTACCACATGCCATTGGCCGCCATGTGGAAAGACGCGATCGAACCGGGCCGAATAGTTGACGACCTCATCAATTTCGTTGACTTTGCCCCCACATTCCTCGAAGCTGCGGGCATCGACATCCATTCCCAAATCACCGGCAAAAGCCTCATGCCCATCTTCAAATCCAGCAAATCGGGCATCATCGACCCGGAGCGCACCGCTCTCATCTCGGGCAAAGAACGCCACGACATCTGCCGTCCCGGCACCGTCGGATATCCCATCCGCGGCATCCGCGACCACCGCCACCTCTATCTGCGAAATTTTGAACCCGACCGCTGGCCAGCCGGCGACCCCGAAGTCTATTACCGCAACATCGACGACTCACCCACCAAAACGCGCGTCGTCGAAGAAAAAGAACAGGGTAACGAGACCTACTGGCAACTCTGCATGGGCAAACGCCCCAAAGAAGAACTCTACGATATCCAGACCGATCCCCACTGTATCAACAACCTCGCCGAAAGCGCCGACCATCAGACCATCAAAAACGCACTCTGGCAAAAACTTCGGAAAACCCTCAAACAACACGGCGACCCCCGCATGGAAGGCCGCGGTCACATCTTTGACGAATACCCCGTCACCAACCCAGAACAAGAGCAAAGAGTCAAAGAACGGTTCCGCATCGCCAGAGAAACGGGTATCTTATTTAAAAGCAATTGACAAATCGCCTGATACTCGACCTACGGATATAAATTCACTTAAGGAGATTTGATATGGACCTTGGATTGACAGGAAAAGTTGCGGTTATTACGGGCGGCAGCGAGGGAATCGGCAGAGGAATCGCATCGCGGTTCCTCGAAGAGGGCGCGAAGGTCGCGATTTGTGCGCGACGCGATGATGTCTTGCAACAGACAGCAGAGGAACTTCGTGCCTCAACTGATGATGTCCTTGCTGTCCCTGCTGACGTGACCAAACCGGAAACGCTAACGAGCTTCATCAACAGAGTAGTCCAGCATTTCGGGCGGATTGACATCCTGGTCAACAATGCTGGCCGGTCTGCCGCGAGCGCCTTCGATGATCTGGACGACGATGATTGGCATGCCGATTTAGATCTGAAACTGATGGGGGCTGTACGTTGCGTGCGTCTGGTCATTCCTCAGATGAAACTCGTCGGCGGAGGACGGATTATCAACGTCACGCATCCGGGGGGCAAACAGCCTGGCGCAGCTTCTTATCCAACCTCTGTGAGCCGCGCAGCGGGAATAGCGATGACCAAAGCGCTATCCAAGGAACTATTGCCGCACAATATCCTCGTAAACACCGTGTGCTTGACTTCTATCAAGAGCGCGCAGGGAGAACGCGCCTGGAAAGCGGAAGGTTCCCCCGGCACTTTAGAAAATTACTGGACTAAGCAGGCTGAAGAGCATCCGCTGGGACGTTTAGGTGAACCCTCTGATGCTGGCGCGCTCGTCGCCTTTCTCGCTTCGGAATGCGCTTCTTTCATCACCGGCACGGCGATTAACCTCGATGGCGGATTGTCCAACGTAGTATAGACGCGTCTCAATATCCTATGCTTCGCAAATACTCGCGATTGGACTTTGCCGCTTCTGCCGGGGGTTTGGGCGGATACGGTCGGTCAAGCTCTACGGACACCCACCCATCGTAGCCCACTTCTTCCAACTTCTCCAGCGCTGCCCGTGCGTCAAACCCCATATTCCCCGCGCCGAGTTCTGCGAATCGCGCCTCCTCATTAAACTGCCCCGTGCGGTGATTCCAGGACGCGGGATCATTGGCATGCACATCCTTCAAATGCACATGTCCAATCCGATCTCGCAACACATCGCGTTCAAAAACCTGCATCGGATCGCTACCCGCCGCCAGCATGTGCCCCGTATCGTAGAGCAACCACAAATCGGGCGCAGCCGTCATCAATCTCTCGGCATCCTCGACCGTCTCGATCAACGTCCGCATATGCGCGTGGTGAAAACCCTTCACATTGTGTGCCTTGCAATATGCCAGCACCTCATCGAGCGAACGAGCCGCATTCTCAACATCTTCATCACTCGGATCATCGCCCCCCCACATCGCGCGACGACACGACGGCACCTCTGCCGCATCATTACCCAACGCGATATTGTACCGAACCCGATCAAGCGGACTCGGTCCTCCCACATTGACCAGATGCAAACCATTCTTCCTCGCCAGATTGGCCTTAGCAACCAGATCATCGCCACTGTCGATCTTCAACCCCTCAACCCCGTCCCACCCCGCCTCAGCCACCTCTGCCAGCACCTTCTCGGGATTTTCGTGCTGCTCGCCCCGAAACTGAATCAAATGACAAGCCAGTCTAAATTTGCCCATATTTGCGTCCTTTCTAAAAGCGGGCGACCACAGGGGATCGCCCCTACAATTACACTTCACACTTCATCCACCGTCCGATGCGCGAAAGCATTCCACACAACAGCCAGATCGTGAACGGCCTTAAACATCGGATAAAGCGCATCCCACATCGCATCTCGCGCTTTGAATGCGGCTTCCCTATCGCCCTCTGCGAATGCCTTCTTAAAAGCCGCAACCTGCTCGCGCTGCGTCTCTGCTGTCTGTTCTACGCGCGCGACAAAATCCTCCACAGACTGCAGATGTTCATCTGCTCTTGCGCCTGCATCAACACCCAAATCTGGCTCCTGATCATAAGAAAAAGAATCCGCAAATCGCGGCGGTTCCTTCTCCCCCTCTGCTGTCCAATACGTATGCGTAGGCAAAATATGCGGTGTCACCGACAAATACATAATCACCTCATCATCGCCCACATTTCGCACCGTATGCGCCTCATCTGTCAGTGCAATACACATCTGCCCGGGCCCCAACACCTCCTTGTGCCCTTCGATATCAAACTCTGCCTGCCCTTGTAAAATCAGAAAAATCTCGTGCCCCAAATCGTGCGTATGGCTCTGATTGAACTGCCCCACCTCCATCTTCAAAAACCGCGAACGAATCTGGGGTGTCACCAGCATATTGGTAATATCCCTGCGATAGTCAAAAACTTGAAATGGCATGATAGCCTCCGTATATTAAAAGGAAGAAGTTAGAAGGAAGAAATCCACCAACCGAAAGAAATGCATGAGCCTGCCCAATCCCGCGCCACAGTCTGACCCCGCGTCACACATCACCACCCGCGCCATTATCGTTGGCCTGATCCTGACCATAGTCATCTGCTATTTTGCTACAGACACCACCTATCGCCTTCGCGCATCTCGCGTATCTCTCGGCCACATGCCCATGTCATTGTGGCTCCCATTCCTCCTCATCTTCCTCATCAATCCCCTGCTCAAAAAAATCCGGGAAAAC
This window of the Gemmatimonadota bacterium genome carries:
- a CDS encoding sugar phosphate isomerase/epimerase, which gives rise to MGKFRLACHLIQFRGEQHENPEKVLAEVAEAGWDGVEGLKIDSGDDLVAKANLARKNGLHLVNVGGPSPLDRVRYNIALGNDAAEVPSCRRAMWGGDDPSDEDVENAARSLDEVLAYCKAHNVKGFHHAHMRTLIETVEDAERLMTAAPDLWLLYDTGHMLAAGSDPMQVFERDVLRDRIGHVHLKDVHANDPASWNHRTGQFNEEARFAELGAGNMGFDARAALEKLEEVGYDGWVSVELDRPYPPKPPAEAAKSNREYLRSIGY
- a CDS encoding cupin domain-containing protein, whose translation is MPFQVFDYRRDITNMLVTPQIRSRFLKMEVGQFNQSHTHDLGHEIFLILQGQAEFDIEGHKEVLGPGQMCIALTDEAHTVRNVGDDEVIMYLSVTPHILPTHTYWTAEGEKEPPRFADSFSYDQEPDLGVDAGARADEHLQSVEDFVARVEQTAETQREQVAAFKKAFAEGDREAAFKARDAMWDALYPMFKAVHDLAVVWNAFAHRTVDEV